ATATCTCGCAGCGCGCGGGCGGCAAAGTGGACCGGTTCAAAATCATCGGCGGGCGGGTCTAAATCAAAAATCAACTTGTCGGGATGCTCCAACCGGTCAACCCGGCTCAACCAGAGGTGGGGCGTCAGGCAAGCCTGATTGGCCAGGTAAACCAGCGTGGCCGGGTTATTGCAAACCACCTGCTCCTGTTTGCTTTGTTCTTCTTTCACCTCAATCGAAACCCGGCCAATCCAGTCGGGAAAATAGTCGGGAACTTCTTTCTGGTAAAAATTGAAGCCATCGAGTCCGTCCGGGAAACGCTGCATATTTAAGGGATGCTCTTCGAGATGAGGTAGCATAGTGTCGGCAATGCGCCGGTAATAGTCAACCAAGTCACCTTTGGTGATCCCCTCGTCGGGGAAAAACACCTTGTCTAAACTGGAGAGTTCAATGGTATGAAAGCCAACTTTAACGATGTTACTCATCAAAGTGTCTCAATTTCGGCCAGGCTCCGCCCGCTGAGCGCCGAATCCGGCTCGGTACTGGTGGGATTGCGGCGAGCATCGGCCTGGTCATCATCCATTTTGACCAGCAGCCAGCGCGGGTCATTGCCCTGCCCGGTGCGGATCAGGGCATAGCCGCCGCTGAGTTTTTGGCCTTCCAACCAGATTTCGAGTTTACCTTCGTCCAGCGCCTCGGCCATCGAAACACCATCTTCTTCTTTTTCGGCCCGCAGGTTGCAGTAGGGGCCGGTATCCCATACCAGCACCGGCCCTGCGCCATATTCATCCTTTGGGATAACGCCTTCAAAGTTGGCATAAGCCAGGGGGTGATCTTCGGTAGGTATCGCCAGCCGTTTCTCGCGGGGGTCGGTGGAGGGGCCTTTGGGCACAGCCCATGATTTGAGTACACCGTCCACTTCCAGCCGAAAATCGTAGTGCAGGTTTTTGGCGTCGTGTTTTTGGATGACGAACACCGGCTGTGCGGACTGTGTCGCCTCCTCTCCAGACGGCTCCGACGTGCGGCTGAAATCTCGTTTTTCTCGATATTGTTCTAACCTATCCGTTTGGCTCATCGTTTCACCTTTTCTAAACAGCCGCAATGGCGTTAATATTTTCTACATTGTTAAACGAGTAGCGCCACGCTAAGGTTGTTGCCGGGGTATTGATGACCTGCCCGTTGGACAGAACGGCAAATAACTGTTGATTGATACGGCTGAACCGTTCGACCATATGGTTTGCCCAGGGCACCTGGAGTCCACTTGAAGCTAGTGGCCAATTGCGCCCCCATCAACCGACTCAACTGCGCGGTCTAAATTGCTTCGGATTGTAACTGGAGCCATTTAATAATGTCGCGGCGACGTAACAGGCCGGTCAGCTTTCCATTTTGCAAAACCGGCAGTTGGCGCACATCGCGGCGAGTCAACTCCATCAAGGTATCCGCTGCATCTTCGTTGGCTTTAACCATGGTTAGCTCATCCTTCGGCGTCATTGCTTGGGAT
This portion of the Anaerolineae bacterium genome encodes:
- a CDS encoding DNA ligase, producing MSQTDRLEQYREKRDFSRTSEPSGEEATQSAQPVFVIQKHDAKNLHYDFRLEVDGVLKSWAVPKGPSTDPREKRLAIPTEDHPLAYANFEGVIPKDEYGAGPVLVWDTGPYCNLRAEKEEDGVSMAEALDEGKLEIWLEGQKLSGGYALIRTGQGNDPRWLLVKMDDDQADARRNPTSTEPDSALSGRSLAEIETL
- the ligD gene encoding non-homologous end-joining DNA ligase, giving the protein MSNIVKVGFHTIELSSLDKVFFPDEGITKGDLVDYYRRIADTMLPHLEEHPLNMQRFPDGLDGFNFYQKEVPDYFPDWIGRVSIEVKEEQSKQEQVVCNNPATLVYLANQACLTPHLWLSRVDRLEHPDKLIFDLDPPADDFEPVHFAARALRDMLRELELVAFVMTTGSQGLHVAVPLDRQADFDTTRNFARALAEHLAQRNPKRLTTEVRKNKRKGRVFLDYLRNAYGQTGVSPYAARAKAGAPVAAPLEWEELGDSNLHAQSYTIGNIFRRLGQKSDPWAGMRQHAQNLEAPKQQLEVLGEF